The region TGAATAGACATAAGACATGCGAATATGTAGTGCGGGGCTTATCTGTCTAAGTGTTAGGTGAGACAAATAAACTCCATTAATAATCATTACATCAAAAATTAATATAAAAAGGAAAATATCCAGTGCAAATTGTAAACTCTGTTGCAATTTTGGAGGAAGTTTCTTAAAAAAAATATCAACTGTAAAATGTGATTTTCGTTTAATTCCAATTGCTGCTCCTAACAAAACAATCCATATTAGAAGAAATCTAGAGGCTTCTTCTGTCCAGGCAAGTGGAGAATTTAATAGATAGCGAAAGACAACCTGAAGCAGCACTATAACAGAGAGCAACGCTGCTTGCATGGCTATGATTGTTTCAATAATATTAGATTTCCTAAAAGCTTTTAAAATTTTTAAGATTGTTTCAATAATTATCATTTAAATGATTTTTCCTTCTAACATATATTTTCTAAATCAGTAAATACTTTTCGAAATAAAAACTTTTCTTTCTTAAAAAAGTGATTTATATTTTCCTTCCTTTTCATGTTAATGGACTATGTAGCAAGGTTTTATCTAAATTAAATACATCAATTAATGGCTTAAAGGAATAACAAAAAATACAATAATCTGAAATTACTCTACTGACATTACAAAATCGAAAAACTCATTTCCATATTCTTTGACAGCAGTTTCCCACATTGGAGTAACAGCATTCTTGAATTCTTCCTTATCAACCTCAGTAACGGTGGCACCTACTTTTTGTACCGCATCTTTTGCATCAACAGTCAATTTTGCCCAGGATTCACGTCCTGCCTCTATGAAAGCTGGTAATGTTTGCAACAATACTGTCTTATCAGCATCGGATAGTTTTTCCCAGGTTTTGGTGCTAACCAGTAATCCAGTTATATCAATAGTATGCACATCTAAAGCATAATAAGGTGCTCCCTCATAATGTTTCTGAGTATAATAAGCGCCGAAATCGTTCTCAGCCCCATCCAAGACTCCTGTTTGTAGAGCACTATAAACCTCACCGTAAGCCATAGGAACCGCTTTTGCTCCAACCATGTTCACCATATTAATATAGACATCATTTTCCATGACTCTGATTTTTAAATTAGCCAGATCCGCTATGCTATTTACCGGTTTTTTAGTATAGAAGCATCTTCCTCCTCCACATATCCAACCCAAGCTTAAAAAACCGACATTCTGTTCTTCAATATAGGCATTCATTTTGTATGATAATCCAGAATCAAGAACTCTAATAAGATGATCTACATCTTTAAATATATAGGGAAGGCTTAACACATTAATCTGTGGAGCAAAACTACCAAAAGGTCCCAAAGAGGTGGTACAAAAATCTATGGTACCCATCTGCACGCCTTCAATTAATTCTCTTTCGTATCCTAAAACTGCATTGGAATAAACTTCAAGTTTAATTTCCCCATTGCTTGCTTTATCTATTGCTTCTGCCCAGGCAGCGAAGGCTATATGATATGGGTATTCTTCAGTGCTGTCGTCACCAGAACGAAGTACCAGTCTCGGTTCTGCTAAGGCTGATAATGATACTAAAAATACCGCAACTAAACAAATTGATACTACTAATATTGATTTCTTAAA is a window of Atribacterota bacterium DNA encoding:
- a CDS encoding TRAP transporter substrate-binding protein, which encodes MANINFKKSILVVSICLVAVFLVSLSALAEPRLVLRSGDDSTEEYPYHIAFAAWAEAIDKASNGEIKLEVYSNAVLGYERELIEGVQMGTIDFCTTSLGPFGSFAPQINVLSLPYIFKDVDHLIRVLDSGLSYKMNAYIEEQNVGFLSLGWICGGGRCFYTKKPVNSIADLANLKIRVMENDVYINMVNMVGAKAVPMAYGEVYSALQTGVLDGAENDFGAYYTQKHYEGAPYYALDVHTIDITGLLVSTKTWEKLSDADKTVLLQTLPAFIEAGRESWAKLTVDAKDAVQKVGATVTEVDKEEFKNAVTPMWETAVKEYGNEFFDFVMSVE
- a CDS encoding TRAP transporter small permease, whose product is MIIIETILKILKAFRKSNIIETIIAMQAALLSVIVLLQVVFRYLLNSPLAWTEEASRFLLIWIVLLGAAIGIKRKSHFTVDIFFKKLPPKLQQSLQFALDIFLFILIFDVMIINGVYLSHLTLRQISPALHIRMSYVYSAVLVGGILSCCYILEDILTHIKEGITKNQNRIIEKGS